The following coding sequences are from one Dreissena polymorpha isolate Duluth1 chromosome 8, UMN_Dpol_1.0, whole genome shotgun sequence window:
- the LOC127840415 gene encoding beta-1,3-galactosyltransferase 5-like → MVTIVVSSSMYTERRQAIRNTWGANGKASNSKLFFLLGTSISGNNDIAKEFELYQDIIQVDILDRYQNLTYKSVAMLQWFNDYCSNAQVYMKADDDVYVNTDNVLTKLITLTNTSRFFLCHVFRNAPPNRDVRSKWYTSETEYDKPYFPTYCSGIAYIMHGTILQDLYSSARIAKYLTMEDVFITGISARDLKVTHIHDENIWWTKAPPNGCAFQKLLVAHYMTPNDMFVVFSQLQSNEVNCTTNVNKYLKIVEDMT, encoded by the coding sequence ATGGTAACCATAGTCGTCAGTAGCTCCATGTATACCGAGCGGCGACAGGCTATTCGTAATACGTGGGGTGCAAATGGAAAAGCCTCAAATTCAAAGCTGTTCTTCCTGTTGGGTACGTCCATAAGCGGGAACAAcgatattgcaaaagaattcgaGCTTTATCAAGACATTATACAAGTGGATATATTAGACAGGTACCAAAACCTGACTTACAAGTCGGTTGCAATGCTTCAGTGGTTCAACGATTATTGTTCAAACGCTCAAGTGTACATGAAAGCGGATGACGACGTCTATGTAAACACGGATAATGTTTTAACAAAACTGATCACTCTGACGAACACAAGTAGATTTTTCTTATGTCACGTGTTTCGCAACGCACCTCCAAATCGTGACGTAAGATCGAAATGGTACACGTCAGAAACCGAATATGATAAGCCTTATTTTCCAACGTACTGCTCGGGCATTGCGTACATCATGCATGGAACTATTTTACAAGACCTATATTCATCCGCGCGAATAGCAAAATACTTAACTATGGAAGACGTTTTCATTACCGGAATTTCTGCGCGTGACTTGAAAGTAACGCACATTCATGACGAAAACATCTGGTGGACAAAGGCGCCACCTAACGGCTGTGCCTTTCAGAAGTTGCTAGTCGCTCATTACATGACGCCAAACGACATGTTTGTGGTGTTTTCCCAACTGCAGAGTAACGAGGTCAACTGTACGACGAACGTGAATAAATATCTGAAAATAGTTGAAGACATGACCTGA